GATGAGCGAAGTGCACGCGGATCTGGTGCGTGCGCCCGGTGCCGAGCTGTGCCGAGACGCGAGACGCGGTGCCAAAACGCTCCTCGACCCGCCAGCGCGTGCTCGCCACGCGGCCCCCGCCGCGCACCACCGCCATCCGGGTGCGCACGTGCGGATCTCGCCCGATGCGAGCCTCGACGGTGCCCTGGGCCTCGCGCGGGTCGCCCCAGATCAGCACGCCGTAGCCGCGCTTCACGTGGCGCGCTCGCAACGATTCGACCAGCACCCGGTAGGCACGCGCGCTGCGCGCCACCACCATGAGGCCGGTCGTGTCGCGGTCGAGCCGATGCACGATGCCGGGCCGTCCGGGGCCGCCCACCGTCGCGATTTCGGGGTAGCGATGGAGCAGCGCATGGACGAGCGTGCCGGTGCGGACCCCCGCGCCCGGGTGCACCACGAGCCCGGCGGGTTTCTCGATCACGATCACGTCCTCGTCCTCGTGCACGACCGCAATCGGCAGGTCCTCGGGAATCAGCTCGAGAACTCGGTCGGGAGGCGGCTGCAATACGACTTCCTCGCCGAGCCGCAAGCGATGCGAGGCGCGCACCTCTGCGCCATTCACGCGCACGCTTCCCGCCTCGATCAGATGCTGAATCGCAGAGCGTGAGAGATCGTGCTGCGCGGCAGCGAGGAAGCGATCGATCCGCTGGCCCGCCATCGATTCGTCCACCGAATAGCGCTGGAGTTCGGCCATGATGTCGGTCGCCGCGGCGGGGCCGTGGCGCGACCTCTAGGAAGCAGCCGGATCGCGGCCGACACCGGCCGGATCATCGGCCGGCAGCTTGGCGATCGAAGGCGCGTCGTGCGGCGAGCGCGCGAGGGCGAACAGCACGACGCCGATCGTCACC
The Candidatus Eisenbacteria bacterium genome window above contains:
- a CDS encoding RluA family pseudouridine synthase codes for the protein MAELQRYSVDESMAGQRIDRFLAAAQHDLSRSAIQHLIEAGSVRVNGAEVRASHRLRLGEEVVLQPPPDRVLELIPEDLPIAVVHEDEDVIVIEKPAGLVVHPGAGVRTGTLVHALLHRYPEIATVGGPGRPGIVHRLDRDTTGLMVVARSARAYRVLVESLRARHVKRGYGVLIWGDPREAQGTVEARIGRDPHVRTRMAVVRGGGRVASTRWRVEERFGTASRVSAQLGTGRTHQIRVHFAHLGFPVIGDPLYGGRKKELSRPAAERSLATSLLSVLGRQALHAEVLEFHHPVRGSSLSFRSPWPADLARALALLREGRNGTPPTFDPS